From a region of the Panicum virgatum strain AP13 chromosome 2K, P.virgatum_v5, whole genome shotgun sequence genome:
- the LOC120664964 gene encoding AAA-ATPase At3g28610-like isoform X1, translating to MAEPGKVVRWQRWAFSNLGSAFTNFGSLWLILAPLVSLVATYAPRRLFHTYFNLFLRRRARRFLNVVDPYVTVDVSEPGSDVRYSRYGPVSDTDSTYEEVKAYLSGACWQDDARELRAEGAREGDGLVLSMRDGQDVADEFRGAPLWWSSVVEKDVQGQRQGKRRFQRLTFHLRHRRLVVDEYLPHVRRRGREILFSNRRRRLYTNSRSRDAYSYEYKSWSYIDFDHPTTFDTLAMERAKKKEIMEDLDAFRENRDFYRRTGKPWKRGYLLHGPPGTGKSTMVAAMANYLDYDIYDVELTVVHTNTDLRRLLIETTSKSIIVIEDIDCSLDLTGDRAKQQRRRHGPSAAKAADDADDRPRSTVTLSGLLNFIDGLWSACGGERIVVFTTNHVDRLDPALIRRGRMDMHIEMSYCGFEAFQTLAKNYLGVDDHELFGSVEEVLREAELTPADVAECLMTARRAGAGEPSPCLGILVDELKKRAEEKAKAEAEAEAKAAAEAAKAAAEANAAEMARGNAR from the exons ATGGCCGAGCCGGGCAAGGTCGTGCGGTGGCAGCGGTGGGCGTTCTCCAACCTGGGCTCCGCGTTCACCAACTTCGGCTCGCTGTGGCTCATCCTGGCGCCGCTCGTGTCGCTGGTGGCCACCtacgcgccgcgccgcctgtTCCACACCTACTTCAAcctcttcctccgccgccgcgcccgccggttccTCAACGTCGTCGACCCCTACGTCACCGTCGACGTCTCGGAGCCCGGCTCCGACGTGCGCTACTCCCGCTACGGCCCCGTCTCCGACACCGACAGCACCTACGAGGAGGTCAAGGCGTACCTGAGCGGCGCGTGCTGGCAGGACGACGCGCGCGAGCTCCGCGCCGAGGGCGCCCGGGAGGGCGACGGCCTCGTCCTCAGCATGCGCGACGGCCAGGACGTCGCCGACGAGTTCCGCGGCGCCCCGCTCTGGTGGTCCTCCGTGGTGGAGAAGGACGTGCAGGGGCAGCGCCAGGGGAAGCGCCGCTTCCAGCGCCTCACCTTCCacctgcgccaccgccggctcGTCGTCGACGAGTACCTGCCCcacgtccgccgccgcggccgcgagaTCCTCTTCAgcaaccgccgccgcaggcTCTACACCAACAGCAGGTCGCGCGACGCCTA CAGCTACGAATACAAGTCATGGAGCTACATCGACTTCGATCACCCGACGACGTTCGATACGCTGGCCATGGAGCGTGCCAAGAAGAAGGAGATCATGGAGGATCTCGACGCGTTCCGAGAGAACAGGGACTTCTACCGGCGCACCGGCAAGCCGTGGAAGCGCGGGTACCTCCTCCACGGCCCGCCGGGCACCGGAAAGTCCACCATggtcgccgccatggccaacTACCTCGACTACGACATCTACGACGTCGAGCTCACCGTGGTGCACACCAACACCGACCTCCGCAGGCTCCTCATCGAGACCACCAGCAAGTCCATCATCGTCATCGAGGACATCGACTGCTCCCTCGACCTCACCGGCGACCGCGccaagcagcagcggcggcgccacgggccgtccgccgccaaggccgccgacgacgccgacgaccggCCCCGCAGCACGGTGACCCTGTCCGGCCTCCTCAACTTCATCGACGGGCTGTggtcggcgtgcggcggcgagcggaTCGTCGTGTTCACCACCAACCACGTCGACAGGCTCGACCCGGCGCTGATCCGGCGCGGCCGGATGGACATGCACATCGAGATGTCCTACTGCGGCTTCGAGGCCTTCCAGACCCTCGCCAAGAACTACCTGGGCGTCGACGACCACGAGCTCTTCGGCTCCGTCGAGGAGGTGCTCCGGGAGGCGGAGCTCACGCCGGCCGACGTCGCCGAGTGCCTCATGACGGCgaggcgcgccggcgccggcgagccttcCCCGTGCCTCGGGATATTGGTCGACGAGCTGAAGAAGAGAGCGGAggagaaggccaaggcggaggcggaggccgaggccaaggcggcggcggaggcggccaaggcggcggcggaggcgaacgCGGCCGAAATGGCCCGTGGCAACGCACGGTGA
- the LOC120664964 gene encoding AAA-ATPase At3g28600-like isoform X2, which yields MAEPGKVVRWQRWAFSNLGSAFTNFGSLWLILAPLVSLVATYAPRRLFHTYFNLFLRRRARRFLNVVDPYVTVDVSEPGSDVRYSRYGPVSDTDSTYEEVKAYLSGACWQDDARELRAEGAREGDGLVLSMRDGQDVADEFRGAPLWWSSVVEKDVQGQRQGKRRFQRLTFHLRHRRLVVDEYLPHVRRRGREILFSNRRRRLYTNSRSRDAYYEYKSWSYIDFDHPTTFDTLAMERAKKKEIMEDLDAFRENRDFYRRTGKPWKRGYLLHGPPGTGKSTMVAAMANYLDYDIYDVELTVVHTNTDLRRLLIETTSKSIIVIEDIDCSLDLTGDRAKQQRRRHGPSAAKAADDADDRPRSTVTLSGLLNFIDGLWSACGGERIVVFTTNHVDRLDPALIRRGRMDMHIEMSYCGFEAFQTLAKNYLGVDDHELFGSVEEVLREAELTPADVAECLMTARRAGAGEPSPCLGILVDELKKRAEEKAKAEAEAEAKAAAEAAKAAAEANAAEMARGNAR from the exons ATGGCCGAGCCGGGCAAGGTCGTGCGGTGGCAGCGGTGGGCGTTCTCCAACCTGGGCTCCGCGTTCACCAACTTCGGCTCGCTGTGGCTCATCCTGGCGCCGCTCGTGTCGCTGGTGGCCACCtacgcgccgcgccgcctgtTCCACACCTACTTCAAcctcttcctccgccgccgcgcccgccggttccTCAACGTCGTCGACCCCTACGTCACCGTCGACGTCTCGGAGCCCGGCTCCGACGTGCGCTACTCCCGCTACGGCCCCGTCTCCGACACCGACAGCACCTACGAGGAGGTCAAGGCGTACCTGAGCGGCGCGTGCTGGCAGGACGACGCGCGCGAGCTCCGCGCCGAGGGCGCCCGGGAGGGCGACGGCCTCGTCCTCAGCATGCGCGACGGCCAGGACGTCGCCGACGAGTTCCGCGGCGCCCCGCTCTGGTGGTCCTCCGTGGTGGAGAAGGACGTGCAGGGGCAGCGCCAGGGGAAGCGCCGCTTCCAGCGCCTCACCTTCCacctgcgccaccgccggctcGTCGTCGACGAGTACCTGCCCcacgtccgccgccgcggccgcgagaTCCTCTTCAgcaaccgccgccgcaggcTCTACACCAACAGCAGGTCGCGCGACGCCTA CTACGAATACAAGTCATGGAGCTACATCGACTTCGATCACCCGACGACGTTCGATACGCTGGCCATGGAGCGTGCCAAGAAGAAGGAGATCATGGAGGATCTCGACGCGTTCCGAGAGAACAGGGACTTCTACCGGCGCACCGGCAAGCCGTGGAAGCGCGGGTACCTCCTCCACGGCCCGCCGGGCACCGGAAAGTCCACCATggtcgccgccatggccaacTACCTCGACTACGACATCTACGACGTCGAGCTCACCGTGGTGCACACCAACACCGACCTCCGCAGGCTCCTCATCGAGACCACCAGCAAGTCCATCATCGTCATCGAGGACATCGACTGCTCCCTCGACCTCACCGGCGACCGCGccaagcagcagcggcggcgccacgggccgtccgccgccaaggccgccgacgacgccgacgaccggCCCCGCAGCACGGTGACCCTGTCCGGCCTCCTCAACTTCATCGACGGGCTGTggtcggcgtgcggcggcgagcggaTCGTCGTGTTCACCACCAACCACGTCGACAGGCTCGACCCGGCGCTGATCCGGCGCGGCCGGATGGACATGCACATCGAGATGTCCTACTGCGGCTTCGAGGCCTTCCAGACCCTCGCCAAGAACTACCTGGGCGTCGACGACCACGAGCTCTTCGGCTCCGTCGAGGAGGTGCTCCGGGAGGCGGAGCTCACGCCGGCCGACGTCGCCGAGTGCCTCATGACGGCgaggcgcgccggcgccggcgagccttcCCCGTGCCTCGGGATATTGGTCGACGAGCTGAAGAAGAGAGCGGAggagaaggccaaggcggaggcggaggccgaggccaaggcggcggcggaggcggccaaggcggcggcggaggcgaacgCGGCCGAAATGGCCCGTGGCAACGCACGGTGA
- the LOC120664976 gene encoding flavin-containing monooxygenase FMO GS-OX-like 8, giving the protein MHSCSAPGSMAMASGRAPESKKVCVVGAGMSGLAAARELRREGLAVTVMEQRGDVGGQWLYDPRTDGSDPLGAAAPVRVHSSVYASVRLISPRECMGFSDFQFVPRPGGRDARRFPGHREVLSYLKDFCAAFGLAGAVRLNTKVVRVAMVPRDAGAGGGVKWQVRSVHVDPDGGEEGSPTEEVFDAVVVANGHYSQPRLPSIDGMAAWPRRLHSHSYRVPDPFRGEAVVVVGCGESGLDIATELCGVAREVHLAARSVEEAATPSPMMAKLLANHAGIRLRPPVERLREDGTVAFADGSLAAADTVIYCTGYSYSIPFLDTAGLVAVDGGRVGPLYEHTFPPALAPSLSFVGMPMHVFAPWFFQAQARWVALALAGRAALPPEEEMLRAVREDYRAREAAGVPAYRTHSIPAVNPNEHLEFVYRHSDLPRMEEWKVELFLTSLTDAMDDREAFRDRDDDDYSESVRDGLRRWRRVAGAQYEAALAAAAAASSDRARAGADAEAPLPAPCQVSHL; this is encoded by the exons ATGCATTCTTGCTCTGCGCCTGGATCCATGGCCATGGCGAGCGGCAGGGCACCCGAGTCCAAGAAGGTCTGCGTCGTCGGCGCTGGCATGtccgggctggcggcggcgcgcgagctGCGTCGCGAGGGCCTCGCCGTCACGGTCATGGAGCAGCGCGGCGACGTCGGCGGCCAGTGGCTGTACGACCCGAGGACCGACGGCAGCGACCCGCtgggcgccgcggcgccggtgaGGGTGCACAGCAGCGTGTACGCGTCGGTGCGGCTGATCAGCCCGCGCGAGTGCATGGGCTTCTCCGACTTCCAGTTCGTGCCCAGGCCCGGCGgccgcgacgcccgccgctTCCCGGGCCACCGTGAGGTGCTCTCCTACCTCAAGGACTTCTGCGCCGCGTtcgggctcgccggcgccgtcagGCTCAACACCAAGGTCGTGCGCGTCGCCATGGTGCCGCGGGacgctggcgccggcggcggcgtgaaatGGCAGGTGAGATCTGTGCACGTCGAtccggacggcggcgaggaggggtcGCCGACGGAGGAGGTGTTCGACGCCGTGGTCGTGGCCAACGGCCATTACTCGCAGCCGAGGCTGCCGAGCATCGACGGgatggcggcgtggccgcggcggctgcACAGCCACTCGTACCGGGTGCCGGACCCCTtccgcggcgaggcggtggtggtggtcggcTGCGGCGAGAGCGGCCTGGACATCGCGACGGAGCTCTGCGGCGTCGCCAGGGAGGTCCACCTCGCGGCCAGGTCCGTGGAGGAGgccgcgacgccgtcgccgATGATGGCGAAGCTGCTCGCCAACCACGCCGGCATCCGCCTGCGCCCGCCAGTGGAGCGCCTGCGCGAGGACGGGACGGTGGCGTTCGCCGAcggctccctcgccgccgccgacaccgtCATCTACTGCACCGGGTACTCCTACTCGATCCCGTTCCTGGACACGGCGGGGCTCGTCGCCGTGGACGGCGGCCGCGTCGGCCCGCTGTACGAGCACACCTTCCCGCCGGCGCTCGCGCCGTCGCTGTCGTTCGTCGGCATGCCGATGCACGTCTTCGCGCCGTGGTTCTTCCAGGCGCAGGCGAGGTGGGTCGCGCTGGCGCTGGCCGGCAgggcggcgctgccgccggaggaggagatGCTGCGGGCGGTGCGGGAGGACTACCGCGCCAGGGAGGCGGCCGGCGTGCCGGCCTACCGCACGCACTCCATCCCCGCCGTCAACCCCAAT GAGCACTTGGAGTTCGTCTACCGGCACTCGGACCTCCCGCGCATGGAGGAATGGAAGGTGGAGCTGTTCCTGACTAGCTTGACGGACGCCATGGATGACCGCGAGGCCttccgcgaccgcgacgacgacgactacaGCGAGAGCGTCCGCGACGGCCTGCGGAGGTGGCGCCGCGTCGCTGGCGCTCAATACGAGGCAgctcttgccgccgccgccgctgcttccaGTGATCGCGCTCGTGCTGGTGCTGATGCCGAGGCGCCATTGCCGGCTCCGTGTCAGGTCTCACATCTCTGA
- the LOC120664986 gene encoding translation initiation factor IF-2-like, translated as MRPALSRRLSSLFPFFPPLHSFFLTETIGIAGTKAGAQISCAAISPSLHARARRPPRPPAPGTTARSGVPAAATPCWPAPLAAAALARAKCHRALRRTRGERRSPVPGGAEAEAVERELVPAPRITRGGARRAPTGPPWPPLSFPSSTSGSASFGFGFDSGAPPPPRRRPVDQYVSQRCGLRRRPRRRGRRRRRGRRRRPRRSARNCPSTSTCRQRRGRHRRPRRCVPRSADTADVVDGTPSPADESTRTSQFVLTLRGDREADMGATLREFDICAI; from the exons ATGCGGCCGGCGCTGAGCCGCCGACTctcctctctttttcctttttttcctccCCTCCATTCTTTTTTTCTCACCGAGACCATCGGCATCGCGGGCACTAAGGCTGGCGCCCAGATCTCCTGCGCTgccatctccccctccctccacgctcgcgcgcgccgcccgccacggCCGCCCGCGCCAGGCACCACCGCACGCTCCGGCGTACCCGCGGCGGCAACTCCTTGCtggcccgcgccgctcgccgcggccgccctcgCCCGCGCCAAGTGCCACCGCGCGCTCCGGCGTACGCGCGGGGAGCGCCGCTCGCCCGTgccgggcggcgcggaggctgAAGCGGTCGAGCGCGAGCTGGTGCCAGCACCGCGCATAACGCGTGGAGGGGCGCGCCGAGCACCAACGGGCCCACCTTGGCCTCCcctctcttttccttcttcAACCAGCGGCAGCGCGtccttcggcttcggcttcgactctggcgctcctccgccgccccgccgccggcccgtcgACCAGTACGTGTCCCAGAGATGCGgactccgccgccgtccccgaaggcgcggacgccgccggagacgcggccgccgccgccgtcctcggagAAGCGCACGCAACTGCCCGTCGACCAGTACTTGTCGCCAGAGACGCGGACGTCACCGTCGTCCCCGGAGATGCGTCCCCAGAAGCGCGGACACCGCTGACGTCGTCGATGGCACGCCGTCGCCCGCCGACGAGTCGACCA GGACAAGTCAATTTGTCTTGACTCTCAGAGGTGACAGAGAGGCGGACATGGGCGCGACGCTGCGGGAATTTGATATATGTGCTATATAA